In Lactococcus protaetiae, the genomic window CTCCTATTTTAGGATGTGTAACTGTCATATTATTGCTCAATAATCTCGATTGTTTCGATAACAACATCATCTACTGGTTTATCTTGAACACCTGTAGGAACTGCTGAAATCGCATCTAGCACTTCAAAGCTTTCTTCTGTTGAAAGTTGCCCAAAGACAGTGTGACGTCCGTCAAGATGTGGCGTTCCTCCTTTGGTATAAAGCTCCGCAACTTCTTCTGGCCAACCTCCTTCAACCAGCGCTTCCTTTGGATAAGGCAAGTTTTTATTTTGTACGATGAAAAATTGACTACCATTCGTATTGGGACCTGCATTTGCCATTGACAAAGCACCACGTACATTGAAGGCGTCCATTGAGAATTCATCTTCAAACTTATCTCCGTAAATAGAGCTCCCACCCATTCCTGTTCCAGTTGGGTCACCCCTTGAATCATAAAATCTTTGATAATACGATGGAAAATAACACCGTCATAATAGCCTTGCTTGCTTAATTCAACGAAGTTTTTTACTGTCTTTGGTGCCAATTCGTCAAATAATTTCACAGTCATTTTCCCGTGATTCGTCTTGATAATTGCAGTTGTTCCTGTGTAATTTTCGAGTTCAAGTTGTGGATATGCCATTTTATTTTTACCTTTTATTTCTATATATTTTATCAAAGCAAATCATCAATTCTTACATTTTTGTAAGCTGTCAGTGTGCTGACAGAATAATTAGTAAGACTAATTATTCCTTCATTTGCCGCTTCAATGCTCACGTTAATCGCACTGAACTGACAGAAATTTCATTCGTTTCAGTCAAGTTTTGATGTCACTGACAAAAACATTAATCAATAATACTCAGTGTTCTCAGCGCCTTCAAAATTCCATCATTTTCGACAGAATCAGTAATAAAATCTGCTTTCTCAAGTATTTCTGGATGAGAAACTTTCATTGCTACTGACAGACCAGCAAAATCAAAAAGCTCACGGTCATTGAGTTCATCGCCAAAATTCATCATGTTTTCTGGAGCAAGATTAAGTAATTCAAGAACTTTCTGACAGCCGATAGCTTTAGAACCTTCCATTGGTACAATGTCTGAACTATTTGGATGCCACCGCACCATACGAATTTTATCGGCAAGCGTTTCTGGTAAAATGAGTTGGTCATCATGATCAGAAATCGTCAACATCTGATAGATATCATTTGTTTTATAATAATTTGCGTTTTCTTCAAGATCCGCATAGACTGGCCCAATTGCATTTCTAGCAATATCGTCCCATTTTGAAACACGTAAGCTGTCGCTCGCAACAAATGAGTATTCACTCTTTTCAGCTCTAAGCCAAGAAATGATTTCTTCAACTAATGTTGTTGGAAACACATTTTTGTAAATTACTTCTTGTGTCTGAGCATTTTCAACATAAGCACCATTAATTGCGACATAAAAATCGGGTTGCAACGCACGTACCTCTGGCACTACCCTAAAAGATTACGTCCTGTTGCAATTCCTGTCATGATACCTTTTGCTCGTAATTTTTCAAAAACTTCGTTAACTGACTCTGGCATGAAAGCTGAGTCTTTGACACGTAAAGTATCATCAATATCAAAGAAAATAATCTTAATTTCTTTAGCTTTTTTTAATAAATCTTCCATCAATTTTTCATTCTAATAATTATTTTGTTCTTCATAGATTATAGCACAAATTCAATCTTTTCTTGTGAATGACTAAACGTATGAAAAGCTCATTTTACTTTCAAACCAAATGATGCTGGATAGCATAAATCGTTGCCTGCGTTCTATCTGACACTTCTAACTTATTGAAAATATTAGAAACGTGTGTTTTCACTGTTTTCAAACTAATGAAAAGCTCATCAGCAATTTCTTGGTTGGACAGCCCTGTTGCAAGAACTTTTAACACCTCAAGTTCACGCTTTGACAACTCATCATAAAGTTCATGTTTACGATGTTTTTGTTGAGCAATTTTTTCTTTTACTGCATCAGAAAGTACATCTTCTCCCTTGGCAACTTTGCGAATACTTGATGCAATCTCGGCTGCCTGAGAAGTTTTTAAAATATATCCTTTAGCCCCTGCTGCAAGAGCTGGAAATACTTTTTCATCATCAATAAATGATGTCAAAATAAGAATTTTACGCTCCGGATTTCTTGCCAAAATCTTCTGCGTAGCGCCAATACCATCTAAACGATCCATGACCAAGTCCATCAAAATAACGTCTGGATTCAATGCTTCCGCCTTCAGAAAACCCGACTCTCCATCAGCTGCCTCTCCTACAACTTCAATGTCAGGTTGAATATTCATGAAGCTAGACAACCCAAGACGAACCATCTGGTGATCATCTACAATCAAAAGTTTAATTTTTTCCATAATTTTCCTTATAAAATGTGAGAACAACTCCCTGCAACATCTCTTCTTAATAAAAATTGAATACTTGTTTGTTTTTATCGGAGTAAGTGCGTGCTAAATCCAGTGGTGAGTTGCCCTTTTATCAGTCGCTTTAGCGACTAGAGAAAATGGACAAATGTTTTATGAAACTCCCACTGAATAAGTCTTGACTTTATCTCATCTTATTTTATCATTATTTCCTCAATTTTTGCATCTAGATTCACACTTACTCACTTTATCAAATCATTTTCCACAATACAAAACGTGATAGTAGTCGCTACAATTATAGATTTCTTGAGGTATTATAATAGTTCCACTTTATAATCCGGTAGGATTTTATCAAAGCAAGTGCGTGCCAATACTCCAACCTCTTAGGTCGGAGATAAAGCAGCACTAAGCTTTGAATTTCGTCCGACTAAATTCAGTGGCGAGTTGAAACTCCCACTGAATAAGTCTTGACTTCATACTACAGGTGTCCATTCGTTCTATCTCCGCTTTGCTCCGTTGTCGATTTTACAACGGACTAGCCATAGTTTTAGGTATTCTTACTTCTACCGTCGTTCCCGCATTTGGTGCCGAAATGACTTTGGCATCTCCACCAAGCAAAAGCGCTCTTTCTTTGATATTTGCTAAACCATAACTTGCTGTTTTATCGCTTCCAGTCGTGTCAAAACCAACGCCGTCATCGGAAATTTTTAAAATAATGTTTTCTTTATTCTCACGAAGGATGACCTCGATATTTTCAGCTTGTGAATGTCTGAGCGTATTCGATAAAATCTCCTGTGCCATTCGAAAAAGATTATCCTCAATATTTCTTGAAGCTTCAATTTCAGCCAGCTTCACATTGATATTTGCTGATATTTTCGCTTGTAATTCATCTGTCAGTGCTGACAGACCTTCTGATAGCAATTTTCCATCAAGTTCAACAGGACGGAGGTGTAAAAGAAGCGCCCGCATTTCATTTTGTGCAGAATGAAGCACTTTTAAGACCAGCTGAGTCTGTGTTTCAATTTGTTCTTTAGTCAAATTTTGTGTAGAACCTGCAACACTAGATAATATCATGGTCGCGGCAAAAAGTTCTTGACTCACGGAATCATGAAGCTCTCGAGAAATACGTTTGCGCTCTAACTCTATGATTTCCGCTTTATCTGCCGATTTTTGCTTAGATAACTCTTGAAGTTCCATTGACATTTTGATGATTTTTTCATGAATAACTTGTAATTCAGGCGCTTCTGGTTGTTGATTTTGTTCTAGGCGTTTGATATCGTTTTGAAAATTTTGTTGGATTTTCACATTTTCAAGATAGTTAAACAGGGTAAAAATCAGTGCAAGTAAACCTGCAACTGATACAAAAATCCATAATCCATAAAGATTTCCGCTAAAGTCCCCATCATTTCAGGCATTCCGCCAAGCGGCCTGCTACTGTTCATCAATGCAAAGAGAACCAAATACATGACGATGATGATACCAAAAACAGCTAGAAAGGTGGTGACAATTGATTTTTTCATCCTTGAATGACCTCAATATTTCCTGTTTCTACACGAATATTGATTTTAATTCGCTTTGTTACTTCTTCAATATTTTCACTAAAATAACGAATATTTCCTGCATTGATTTGAGAGGGTTCATCAAAAATTTTGACAACACCTGTATGAGTTGTCACATCAAGCATCACTGCAACATCTCTTGGTACAATTATTTTTGTATTTCCGGTTGTTTTTTTGATAGATAAGCTGTTACCGCTTGGTTTAAAATTGATGTCATCTAAATCAATCAAATCATTTCCGTTTGCTCGGCCAACAAAATCTTGTCCTTCATTCTCAAATCCTGATTGAAAAAAAGGACCATCATTGCTTTGATGACTTTCTCTAGGATTGTTTTTCAAGAAAATAATGCACATGATTGATGGGAAAATAATGGCTAACCAAAACCAGCCTGCGGTAAAAAGTATCATCGCAGAAATTGCCCAAAAGATAAGACTCAACTTTCTAAAAACACGCGCACGAGAACGACTTGCCAAAATCGTGAAAAGTATCGCACCTACAAGAACAACCCACATTCGTGGTGTTCGTGCCACATGGAAAAACAGTCCCATCAAAATCATTATTTCAATAATTATTACTGCTTTTATTTTTCTATTCATAGCTCTATTGTACCAAAAAAAGACTGAGTTTTTCTCAGTCTAAAGGCTTAAATTTCTTTTATATCTAATCTATTATAAAAAGACAACAGCCAGTTTAATCTCATTAATGTTTAAGATATCGTTTTGACAAAAAAATCAGAGAAACTCTTTAATGATTTTTCTCTGAATATCATTGTACTTTTTGAATCGATGATTGAATTGAAATTTTCTTGTTGTTTTCTTCGCCTCTTATCGAATACCCAAAGCAATACGTGCATAACGGCTCATTTTATCTACCGTCCAAGCTGGATACCAAACCAAATTGACTTTAATATCTGTGACCTCCTCAACATCTTTGAGGGCATCATGGATTTGTTCTGTTAGCAAATCTGCTAACGGACATCCCATTGTTGTCAATGTCATCTTGATTTCGGTTGCTCCATTGTCCTCAAAGCTGATTTCATAGACCAAACCTAAGTTAATGATATCAATACCAAGTTCTGGGTCAATCACATTTTCAAGTGCAGCAAGAATCTTATCCTTGATTTCGTTCACTTGCTCTTCTGTATATTTATCTGCCATATTTTTTCTCCTACAAAATGTGAGGACAACTGCTTCTAAAAACATAAAGATTAAGCACCAAAGCGCCAGCTCCTTATAAACAAAGCAACCAAACCCCATTTCAAATTGTCAAATTCTTTTTACAAGCTTTATTTTAACAAAAATTAACAAAAAAAACTAGAAAATTTTATCAAAGCAAAGATAGAGCGAATGGATAACGAAGTGAAACGGAGGTGTGACCTCATATCTTTGATGTTAAGCAGACTGTTGTAGCTTTATTTGCGTACAGGTCGCTTAGTTGTTACACCTAGAGGTTGTGCCCTAAATTCAGTGATGAGTTGCCCTTTTATCAGTCACTTCGCCTGCTAAGCAAACGGACAGCGTAGCGCAGCGAAGATAGTGACTAGAGAAAATACGAAACTCCCACTAAATGAGTCTTGACTTCATGATAAAAGTAAAAAATTTACTGACAGATTTCTGTCAGTAAATTTGATTAAGCAAATCGTGAAATCTTCTTAAAGAAACTAAGTGCACCTGTAAAGATAAAGATAATCACCCCAAAAAGCAAGACATAAGGAAGAATATTTCCACCTAGACCAATCGTTTCACGCAACATTCGTAATCCATAAGTCATTGGAAGCCATGGACTAATTACTTGGAAAATGTGTGGAGCCAACTGCAATGGATATGTTCCAGCACTCGTTGCCAACTGCAAGACAAGAAAGACAATCATGACAAACTCTCCAACCTTACCTAACCATGTCAAGAAGAAAGTATTAATTGCCATGAATGCAAAACTAATCAAAATCACTGACAGCAACATCCGTAAGTTATAGTTTGCTCGAAGTCCAAGTGCCACAACTGCACCATAAACGATAAGAGCTTGCAAGAGAGCAACTAAACCATTTGTTCCGATTTTGGCCCACATGAATTCACGACCAGATTTCCATTTTTCACCAGAGAAACTGTGACCGATAACAACGTTTGTTGCAAGCGCCCCTATGAAGAGGGCCACACAAATCATGTAAGGTGTCATTCCTTCGCCATTGACAGGAACATTATCATGGTCTGTATGCTTCGTCTTGAGTGGTGTTGCAATCTTGTCAGCATTCTTTTTATTACTATTTGTCACTGACAGCTTTTTATCAGCATCTGTCAGTGCTGACGAAAGTGTGCCTGCGCCATTATTTAGACTATCCAAACCTTTTGTCAGTGTTTGACTTCCGTCAGCAAGTTGACTTGAACCTGAAGCAATTTGTTTTGCTCCATCAGCAAGCTGACTTGAACCTGAGCTTAATGATTGGCTATTTCCTTGTAATTGCGTTAGTCCTGAAACCAACTGCAAGCTACCCGTTTGTAAGTCTTTTGACTTGTCAGCAAGTTGATGAGCACCATCATTTGCTTGATTGACACCCACTGCAAATTGATTAAATCCTGAAGTAAGCTGTTGTCCTCCCGCGGTTATCTCAATATTAAACCGTGCAGCTCCTGCTGCCAATTGATTTGCTCCCGGTAATATTTGACTACTCAAAGCAGTGTGAGCATTGTCTATTCCGGTTGATAACTGGTTAATGGTTTGAGACGCAGCTGGAAGGATTTGAGCAGCTCCATCTGCCAACATTTGAGTTTGAGTTTGTAAATTCTTCAATTGATTACCGACATCTGTCAAACTACCTGAAATTGACTGAGAATCAGCCTGTATTTCTGTTGAGTTGTTCGCAGAATTCTCTAATGCATCAAGCAAATCCGCCTGTTGTGCTGGTGTCAATTTTTTAAAAGTATCTGTTGCAGAAATTGCCGTGGTGGACGCCGTCACTTGGTCTTGAATTATTTTCGGCAAAACAGCCTGAACATTTTTTAAATCATTTTCCACTTGAGTCGTAACCGTTGAATCGGTACTCCCAGCTTGAATCTGTTGATTAAGAGCTGTCAAACCAGTTTCTAGCTTTGCAAAATTTGCCTTATCTTCATCAGACAAGCTTGTTGCTGCTGATAGTTTTGTCAGTCCATCAGCAAGTTGCTGACTAGCTAACTGCAGCTGACCAGCAGATTCTGAACTCTGTGAAATTTTTGTAATCCCAGCAGATAATTCTTTTGATTTATCCGCCAAAGTTTGAGTCCCTTCAGCCAACTGTTCAGCACCTGTAGAAAATTGTTTCGTGCCATCAGCAAGTTTTTTGCTGCCTAGAGCTGCTTGTTTTACACCATCAACATACTTATCAACACCAACATTTAATGTATTTGCTCCATCAGTAAAAGTCAAGCTTGATGACGCCAAGGTATCCAGATTTTTTGAAATCTCCGATGAACCGCTCAAAGCTGTTTGACTACCATCAGCGAGTTTTTTAGCACCATCCGAAGCATCATGCATCCCTGGTTTCATCTCAGCAATTTTATCAAAAATAGCCTCAGTATAATCCTTGGTCACTTTTTCTGAAACTTTTGCTTTCAATTGTGTCACAGCACTTTCACTCATTTTGGAAGAAATATAGTTATGACCACGTGACGTTTGATAATCCAATTGTACTACTTTTGGATTTTCTGACATCAAACTGGCTGCATTCTCTGAGAAATTTTTAGGGAAAGTAATGACCATGTAGTAATCCCCTTTTTTAATTCCATTTTTAGCATCAGCTTTTGATACAAAATGATAATCCAAATCTTTTGATTTCTTCATTTCAGAAATCACCTTATCACCAAGTTCTAATTTTTTACCCTCTAATTCAGACGCCTTGTCCAAATTTACAACTGCTACTGGCAAATCTTTTAAATTCCCATATGGATCCCACATTGACCCTAAGAAAATATAATTATAAATTGCCGGAACTAGCGACAATGCGATAATAACGATGATAAAAAATTTGTGCTTAAAGATAGCTTGCCATTCTTTTTTTAACATTTCCCTTCCCCCATTATGGACACCTCGTCCAAAAATTGTTATAATATGTATTATAAACTTTTTCGAAAAATTGACAAATGTTGAGCTTCGGTTTTTAGACAGCTTGTACATATTTGTCCAAATAAAACACTTACATTTAGATTGAGAATTATCTTCTCTAATTTTCAATAAGCAAATGATTGTTAAGTATTGAAACGGAGGTTCCAAAATAATGGCCCATGACACTCGAAAAGACCGTACCAGAATCCAACTTCGCGATGCAATGATTCAACTCTTGCATGAAAAATCTTTTGACCAAATTTCAACAACAGAGCTTGTAAAAATCGCAAAAGTAAGTCGGAGTAGTTTCTACACGCACTATCAAGATAAATACGACATGATTGAAGCTTATCAACGCCGTCTTTTTGAAACCATCCAATATGTTTTTGAGAAAAATAATGGGAATCTACACGCGACAATGCTTGAAACCTTTGAGTTTTTACAACGCAATCAAATCTACGCCGCACTTCTTTCTGAAAACGGAAGTAAAGAAATCCATCAATTTATGCTTCAAAAACTAAAAGATTTATTACAAAATTCAATTTTTCCTCAAGATTCTAAACGAAATAACTTAGGAAAGCTTGGTGAAATCTATGCGACAACTTATTATGCCAATGCTATTTTTGGAACGACACAGTCATGGCTACGACGAAACCAGAAAGAAACACCCACTCAAATTGCTGATTTACTCCAAGAATTAATCAACTAAAAGTTAGGCCTCAAGTTCCATTTAAAATTACAGATAAACCGCTTCTTATAAGAAACTTAATTCACTCTCATTTTTAGACATAGTGTTCAAAAAAAACTATTCTCAATGGAATAGTTTTTTTATTTATATTCATTAATAAACGCCACTGTTTGAGCATAACAATTCTTGGCTTCCTTCATTTCATAATCAAATTGATATTCATGAGTAATTTTTTTCTTATCATTAATATAGAATAACCCTTGTACAGGGACTTTCAACTGTTTCAATTTCTTTTCTAAAGCAATCCCTTGATTTTGGAAAGAATATGCATTTCCATCTGTAATATATGTCGGAGGAAAATCTTTAGTCACATGACGAACCAGACTCGCTTCAAATAACTTAGGATTTTCTTTCCAGTCCTTTGTTCCAATTTCTGACCAAGCTACCGTATCAACAAAAAACTTCATAAATTTACTCGTTGACTGCTCTTGAGCTGTCTGTTGTAAATCCACAGGACCACAATAAGAAATCGCGCCCTTGATTTCTGCAGTATTTAATATTTGATCAATTCCAATACTTTTTGCATAGTTCCTATTCGTTTGAGTTGTAACATATTGTAGTGCAATTTGTGCTCCAGCACTATCTCCACCAAATAATATTTGAGATAAATCTAACATTTTGAACTTTTTTTCTTCTAATGTTTTGATTAGCTCTCCCATTTGTACCAATTGATTAGGGTATTGTGAGTCTGGCGCTGTTTCATAATTCATAGAAATAACTGCTATTTTTGTATCTAACACAATTTTTGTCGCAAACTCTTTTATCCCTTCTTTATCTCCAGCAACAAAACCTCCTCCATGTGCCCAAACTAATACAGGAACAGGTTGATGCATGTCTTTAGGATAATAGATGTCAAACACATTATTTTTTAACTTTGATTGATAGGATTGGTCTGAAATAATCTCTACATTTTTTTTAGCTCTTTGATATCCTTTTTCATCTGTAATCAACACCTTAGAATCAAACGCTCTTTTAATCACAAGTGCTCCTGGTCTAGGAGAAACATGAAAAGCAATCAAAATCAATAGAAATAAGGCAATAATTCCTACTATAAGCCACAAAGTAATCTTTAAAATTCTTTTCTTCATATTCTTGAATTATAACAAAATTTTTTAAGATTTAGCGAATAAAAAGTTAACAACTTGAGTATCAAAATCCAAAAGATTATAAGAAATATTCTCTTACTTTAAATTATCCCAATTCATTTCTAATCTTGAATCTTCTTGCGAAATAGTACTTACCAGTTGTATCTTTTGCATAAATTTGCAGATTTTGATTTTTGAATCCTAATTTTTTTAATCCAATAAGACACTCATCTTTCATCACAAAATATGTTGCATCTTCTTGTGGCATTAATAATATCGGTAACTTTGCACTCTCCTGCTCCAAATCTCTTGATGAAAAAGCCATCGTTTTCTTTGCACTTTTACGCAAAAGTCTTTTTTTACAAATTCCAATTTCATAAATTTTGATTGGAACAACTCCCGTATTCACAACGTCAATACACCACAAAGAGATATTATCACCAGAGAACACCTCATAAGACGTCCAATAATCAAT contains:
- a CDS encoding alpha/beta hydrolase produces the protein MKKRILKITLWLIVGIIALFLLILIAFHVSPRPGALVIKRAFDSKVLITDEKGYQRAKKNVEIISDQSYQSKLKNNVFDIYYPKDMHQPVPVLVWAHGGGFVAGDKEGIKEFATKIVLDTKIAVISMNYETAPDSQYPNQLVQMGELIKTLEEKKFKMLDLSQILFGGDSAGAQIALQYVTTQTNRNYAKSIGIDQILNTAEIKGAISYCGPVDLQQTAQEQSTSKFMKFFVDTVAWSEIGTKDWKENPKLFEASLVRHVTKDFPPTYITDGNAYSFQNQGIALEKKLKQLKVPVQGLFYINDKKKITHEYQFDYEMKEAKNCYAQTVAFINEYK
- a CDS encoding YhgE/Pip domain-containing protein, which encodes MLKKEWQAIFKHKFFIIVIIALSLVPAIYNYIFLGSMWDPYGNLKDLPVAVVNLDKASELEGKKLELGDKVISEMKKSKDLDYHFVSKADAKNGIKKGDYYMVITFPKNFSENAASLMSENPKVVQLDYQTSRGHNYISSKMSESAVTQLKAKVSEKVTKDYTEAIFDKIAEMKPGMHDASDGAKKLADGSQTALSGSSEISKNLDTLASSSLTFTDGANTLNVGVDKYVDGVKQAALGSKKLADGTKQFSTGAEQLAEGTQTLADKSKELSAGITKISQSSESAGQLQLASQQLADGLTKLSAATSLSDEDKANFAKLETGLTALNQQIQAGSTDSTVTTQVENDLKNVQAVLPKIIQDQVTASTTAISATDTFKKLTPAQQADLLDALENSANNSTEIQADSQSISGSLTDVGNQLKNLQTQTQMLADGAAQILPAASQTINQLSTGIDNAHTALSSQILPGANQLAAGAARFNIEITAGGQQLTSGFNQFAVGVNQANDGAHQLADKSKDLQTGSLQLVSGLTQLQGNSQSLSSGSSQLADGAKQIASGSSQLADGSQTLTKGLDSLNNGAGTLSSALTDADKKLSVTNSNKKNADKIATPLKTKHTDHDNVPVNGEGMTPYMICVALFIGALATNVVIGHSFSGEKWKSGREFMWAKIGTNGLVALLQALIVYGAVVALGLRANYNLRMLLSVILISFAFMAINTFFLTWLGKVGEFVMIVFLVLQLATSAGTYPLQLAPHIFQVISPWLPMTYGLRMLRETIGLGGNILPYVLLFGVIIFIFTGALSFFKKISRFA
- a CDS encoding metal-sulfur cluster assembly factor, which produces MADKYTEEQVNEIKDKILAALENVIDPELGIDIINLGLVYEISFEDNGATEIKMTLTTMGCPLADLLTEQIHDALKDVEEVTDIKVNLVWYPAWTVDKMSRYARIALGIR
- a CDS encoding LuxR C-terminal-related transcriptional regulator; translation: MEKIKLLIVDDHQMVRLGLSSFMNIQPDIEVVGEAADGESGFLKAEALNPDVILMDLVMDRLDGIGATQKILARNPERKILILTSFIDDEKVFPALAAGAKGYILKTSQAAEIASSIRKVAKGEDVLSDAVKEKIAQQKHRKHELYDELSKRELEVLKVLATGLSNQEIADELFISLKTVKTHVSNIFNKLEVSDRTQATIYAIQHHLV
- a CDS encoding TetR/AcrR family transcriptional regulator, which encodes MAHDTRKDRTRIQLRDAMIQLLHEKSFDQISTTELVKIAKVSRSSFYTHYQDKYDMIEAYQRRLFETIQYVFEKNNGNLHATMLETFEFLQRNQIYAALLSENGSKEIHQFMLQKLKDLLQNSIFPQDSKRNNLGKLGEIYATTYYANAIFGTTQSWLRRNQKETPTQIADLLQELIN
- the liaF gene encoding cell wall-active antibiotics response protein LiaF, producing MNRKIKAVIIIEIMILMGLFFHVARTPRMWVVLVGAILFTILASRSRARVFRKLSLIFWAISAMILFTAGWFWLAIIFPSIMCIIFLKNNPRESHQSNDGPFFQSGFENEGQDFVGRANGNDLIDLDDINFKPSGNSLSIKKTTGNTKIIVPRDVAVMLDVTTHTGVVKIFDEPSQINAGNIRYFSENIEEVTKRIKINIRVETGNIEVIQG